The genomic DNA CAAATGTGTTAGTCCGACTTTTATAGAATTGGATGAACTCAGTGTTAACtctatttaattgaataataggTGTTTATATAGCTTCGTCCTGTTTGTTGACTGTTTAAAAATCGATGTGATCAATCAATGtggtttaaaaaatcaaaaataaattacctctgataaaattttatgtagttCGCTGTCGTTGAATATGTCCATTTCGATTTCTTCGGTGTCTTTGGTGTACTTAACGCTTAAAACCTTAAAAATTGAGCGAGTGAATTTAGTATTATATGTTTTGATTAATGTAAGTGACGTTTTCAATACCTTTTGAAGGTCTGGAAGTCGATCTCTCGTCATGATGTTTAGTTACTCTGTGTAACACGAGTTTTCTTGTCCTCAGTCCACGCTCTTATGCTTATCTAACCAGTATGGCGTTGGCTAGGTGACTGAATTGTCATGTATTCTTATCATATTTAAACAAGGATTTGTGTATTGCTAGCTCAATAAATTTGATCAAATAAATAGATTTCGGCTTTTAAATTTTCTCTAATTCAAACATACACTTTTAATATGCTTCaaaattaatgttatttattttaaaatatggtgAAAGTAAATTTTGTTTGCAAGTCATTTCAAatattgatttacatatgtattcgttTCCCTTGATTGATACAATTTCCTTATAGAATGTGtccgagggggggggggggctgataTTGAAATTATCCAGTTTTTCCTATTTGGAAATAAATCATGATTTCATCTTATCTTTatgttttaatatgtattttttactttatctttaaaTACTTGATTCTGTCATTAGAAGTCAATTCTTCgtaggaagaaaaaaaaaattaaatatattttccaaattttGCAATAGGAATATcctttttgaattaattttgatttcatgtattgttttaaatgtatagtagctttcattattattttttgtgatgCGTAAAAAGGAAAATAAGCAAACAAAATTGAAACAGACGTTCACAATAAGATGTGCAGAAATGATGAAATATTGCGATTGaaacaatttttgaaaataagttgtatatttaatattttcttttgcatatatgtacatacatacatgcatgttttTAAACATATTATTCTCACAAACTTTATCACTATGATAACATTTCTTATTTACTAAAATAACATTCTAACTTATGGCCTTTTAATACTGTAGTTGTAATAGTTTTCCTGCACATATACTTGTGAtgagaatataaattaaatattgttttgttagacatatttttatatgcgtATTTAAGTTTCTGATTCctaaaaactatttattaaaattctgTGAGAAAGAATTATGGTATTTGAGCATTTTATAGGCGTTTACTTATATTTACGTTCgtaaacattataaatattcataatgcATTGTTAGGCTAATTTTATTCGATAAAATATCAACGCaagtttaaattatttgtaaatgTGCTACTCGGCTAAATACTACTTTATGAAGTATATTTGTTaacataatttttcaatatcaatacaagcagcttacatacatttcaaaTAGTTAATTACACAGGTACATTTTAGAGTTGAAACAATATATCATATTCTCACGTAAACGCTTTACAAAATTAAACAATAGATGCTTGAACTTCATTGTATGCTTTTCTTCTGATTTTTGTCATGTAATTTCTTTTTGGACAATTTCTGCCATGTCCATATTATGTAAGTAAGACATCACTTGTTTCTTCCTATTCGATACAGCTAATTGATATGGCGTTAGGCCAGATTGATTCTTTTGCATGACATTACTTCCGGCGCCAACGAGAAGTTTCACGCATCCTAAATTTCCAAATAAAGCAGCGCCATGTAAAGCACTCTCTCCATTCTGAAACAGGTTTTTTTATAACATGTGTCAAATTAgtattagaaaatatattaaactaagCAACTACATATGTTAAGTCTCACAGGTAATAAGCCGAGATTCGGCTTGTATTTGAGAAGTTCTGCAACCACCGCTGAATGACCTTTGTGGGAAGCTTTGAAGAGTGGTGTTGCACCGTCCTGAAATtatcaacattatttttaataaacatatgtaagaaGGGCTGGATTATTAAGAATTCGGTAAATTCTAGTGGATAGGATAGATATAGAGTtaacataaaacaaaaatcctCTTTGTAGACAGATTCGAGTTTCTCATAAAGTCAAATACTTTAAAACATTATGAGGAAGTCAACGATTTTATCTACTTAGGTGCTTTGATCTCAAGAGAAGGAGGTTTGCAAATCGGAAATTCACAGAAGAATAGGAATGGCGAAAACGGCGATGGTCAGTCTGACAAAGATATGGAAAAACCGCTCTACATATAATGAGAAGAACGCttaaaaagagagaaagggacatgTTAGATGACTTCGAAATACGGTGTTGGAAGCCGATGCTGTGCATCCCATGGACCTTCAGATGGCAGTTTCAGAAAGACttcacaatatgtaaaaaaaagggttctttcctactttggccatattgcaAGGAAGAATGTAGAGTCTGGAGAAGCTCGATCCCATGGTTTGCAAGACGCACGAACGTCGATATCCTCAAAGTGCTGGAAGTTTCAGAGAGTATATGTAGGAAAAGGcctctttaataataatagacaTAATGGTGTGagaagctggtagtcaccggaacactATAGGGAAGGCTAGCGAGAGGATGGTCTCCCATAAGATGATCaccaaattaaagaactgacgGGATCATCCCAAAACGCTgctttcaacttggcacaggacCGGGAGGAGTGGAGACAGATCGTCCACCAGATTACAGATGATATCAATAACCATGaagctcagcattgagcaaatgaGGAAGAGAAAATTCTCGTGGACTGCCAAcgaaacattgaaaaatatgaaaaacattacaattttaatattgtgCAGAGTTTTAGttaagtacataaatttattgaaaatcaaaTTCTATTTTTAACTATAATGCATTGAAAAATTTGCGTCTTtacacaaatgtatgtaaatatacataaatgtttacttggtttcaaaatataatataatatatgtgtacaaaaccaaagttacatatgtatgtacattgcgaATTTGATCTATCTTGGCTCCGTGTCGACACAATAATTTTACGATATGATCGTATCCCATCTGCGATGCAATCCACAAGGCAGAAGCTCCATCGGTTCGAGCAGCATCACACCACGCTCCAGATTTCAACAACAGCTGAACGATTTCGAAATGTCCATTCTGAGAAGCTATGAATAACGGTGTCGCTTTGTCCTGAATGAGTTCAAACGAATCAgtttaaataacaatatatgGTTTATCATAAAACAACACAGTAGAAACTACACATACCTTCATGCATGAATTAGCATTAGCTCCCCGCTTTAAAAATTCTTTGACTATATCAAGATGGCCGCACTGGCAAGCCACAAATAGAGGAGTTCCACCATCCTTAAATGTAAGAATATaattaactagtgttgtgcccgatgaaatatcgcaTGGGTTGggggcatattaagttattaaataagaaaaaattaaaagaaatgtgtcggtgctgtgttcgatccgcacgccgttgtatttttttcaaataccttttaaatatatttaattgtttaatatgaaaaaaaagtggtaaaattacctacctacttacatataagtaataacaatataaaacaccaatagaaaaattaatttatcaattaattatttgaataaattttcaatagatggcgctaaatgctcagacttATTTCCCTaaaggaaacattagtagcaaacagtatatatagaagttttttcttttgttattatatttcagacattttgttggcagtgttttagctgtgacatacatatgtatgtatgtcgaatcgaaacgattattatagtactgcgagcgttatcgcagatacacggacacacagaatagcgatattatatatatgataatgaattgatttaaatataataacactgttcgacacgaaaaatggttcagagacaagatatgacttttctttattattaattaattaaataaaattgcacttagaaaaatcacgtttcgactattcttgtggattaataagaaaaattctattgataactggcttacctcgataaaataaacaaatttttgttattaatccacaagaatagtcgaaacatgatttttctaagtggaattttatttaattctcatataaagacaatttaatatgttatccttattaattcaattcagattcgtgtaaatactagtacgagcttttagctcgcaattttaacgatttaaaattcagcacgccttttacccttttaaacgaaattatcaaattaacccttttaaacgaaaacaaaaaaatattgtggccagaatactatcccaataaatatgtttcgatagaaaaaactcaatataaaatagtattaacagtgagaaaaaatcccaaaatgaaaataagtacttttgacttttgatttgaactggacgactacttagagagatttgaaagctgaaaagtactacaaatgaaagataaaatacctgactatagattacaatattcattttgaacaggaaattgacagattttaagacatcgaccgaacaacaacaagatatagaaaaattgcgcgatttaaaaaacacatatgtacacatatatatatatatacagtggcggactgggactgaaatcagtgcatgccaggagtcaaagggggccccacccagggttaaaaaaatttgtcccccccccccccatataacaaaattttcttctttccatcacgctaaaaatcaagggcaaaaaataaataaaattttcaaaaatgggaataaacaaatttaggtacaagaaaaatggcaaaagcaaaatagatccataaattacattgtata from Arctopsyche grandis isolate Sample6627 chromosome 1, ASM5162203v2, whole genome shotgun sequence includes the following:
- the LOC143910686 gene encoding uncharacterized protein LOC143910686 isoform X1, with the translated sequence MSLKKESRTDAQFHLAALRGDVDKLKRILDTGKVHVDSRDRDGTTPLILAAATGHIDCAKELLEQGADPAARRITGTTALFFAAQGGFLDVAQILLESGAEIDSPSIDGGTPLFVACQCGHLDIVKEFLKRGANANSCMKDKATPLFIASQNGHFEIVQLLLKSGAWCDAARTDGASALWIASQMGYDHIVKLLCRHGAKIDQIRNVHTYDGATPLFKASHKGHSAVVAELLKYKPNLGLLPNGESALHGAALFGNLGCVKLLVGAGSNVMQKNQSGLTPYQLAVSNRKKQVMSYLHNMDMAEIVQKEIT
- the LOC143910686 gene encoding uncharacterized protein LOC143910686 isoform X2; protein product: MSLKKESRTDAQFHLAALRGDVDKLKRILDTGKVHVDSRDRDGTTPLILAAATGHIDCAKELLEQGADPAARRITGTTALFFAAQGGFLDVAQILLESGAEIDSPSIDGGTPLFVACQCGHLDIVKEFLKRGANANSCMKDKATPLFIASQNGHFEIVQLLLKSGAWCDAARTDGASALWIASQMGYDHIVKLLCRHGAKIDQIRNDGATPLFKASHKGHSAVVAELLKYKPNLGLLPNGESALHGAALFGNLGCVKLLVGAGSNVMQKNQSGLTPYQLAVSNRKKQVMSYLHNMDMAEIVQKEIT